The segment CGCCATGTTGGCAATCGCCGCCGCAGGCCAAAACAATGACCCTGTGTCCGTTGGCGGAAAGTCAAAGCACGATGTCGATTTTAAAGACGGAGTCGCGGTTCAAAAAAACCGCTACAACACGGCTCGCGAATTTGACTTGAACGTCAACTTTGCCGGTAACGATGTGGTGATAAACATTCGCCACGATGTTGATAACGGCATCCTGTTCGAAGGTGAACTTGGTCGCATCTTTGTCAATCGTGGCAAGTTGGTTGGCAAGCCAATCGAAGACCTGGTCGCAAAACCGCTGCCCGATGATTCGATAGCCAAGATCTATCGCAACATGCCGATGCAGGGCAATGACCGCGATGCTCACTGGGCCAACTTCATCGACTCGATCGAAAAACGGACGCTTCCGATTTCGGACGTGCACTCGCACATGAAAATGCTCAATGTGTGTCACCTCGCTGGTATCTGCTGCCGCTTGGGACGCACCATTCACTGGGACCAAGCATCCGAAACCATCACGGGCGACGAATTGGCCGCCAGCATGATGAGCCGTCCGTATCGCGAAGGATTCGAAATCGATATGGGCAACTAAGCACAAGGCGAAAAGAGCTGCCAAGGACTTTTCGCAATTTCGACGACGCCACTCGTTCGCTGCTTTATCCTGAGGCGTCGACCGACGCACTTCATTTTCTGCAATCATCCTCCCGCCCGAGTCTTCCGATGCCAAGTCTTCGATTGTTCCATGTCGCCACGTTGTTCGCTGCGTCGTGGATACTCTTTTGCCAATCGAGCGTCCAAGCCGAGCGTCCTAATGTGCTGTGGATCTATGTCGACGACATGAGCGACTGGATGGGATGCTACGGCGACAAGATTGCCAACACGCCTAACATCGATAGCCTTGCTGCGGGCGGTGTCTTGTTCCAGCGAGCCTACATTCCAGCGCCGGTCTGTTCAGCAGCACGTTCAGCCTTGATCACCGGAACGATGCAAACCACCCACGGACTGCACAATCATCGAACGATGATCAAGAAGCCGCTGCCCGATGGCATCGTCACGGTTGCGGAACTGTTTCGCAAAGCGGGTTATTTGACATTCAACGAAGCCAAGGACGATTACAACTTTGACCGCGACCGCGACCAGATGTACTCGCCCGAGTTCAATCGCCCTACACGCAAGCAGGTGAATTCGCACATGCTCGGACTCGACGCTTCGTGGCTAGAACAACTTCAAGGCAAAAAGTTTTTCGGCCAAATCCAACTCAAAGGTGGTAAGACTGGCGGCGAAACGGGATCAAAGTACCCAGCCGACAGCCGTGTCAGCGAAGATCAAGTGACGGTGCCACCGCAATATCCCGATCACCCGGTGTTTCGCAACGCAATCGCAAGACACTATGAACAAATCGCCGAAACCGACGCTCAAGTCGGAGCCATCATCGCAGCTCTCAAAGCTTACAAGTTGTGGGACAACACGGCCGTGTTCTTCTTCACCGATCATGGCAGCCCTCTGCCGCGAGCCAAGCAGTTTCTATTCGAGGACGGGACAAAAATCCCACTCGTCGTTCACTGGCCCAACGGAACCAACAAGTTAACCCAACACGGAACATCGCGATCCGACCTTGTCAGCGGTATCGACATCACGACGAGTTCGCTCGGATTGGCGGGAATCGAAATTCCCTCATTCATGGAAGGAACCGATCTATTCGCCAGCGACTATCAGCCACGCAAATACGTCATTTCGGCGCGTGACAGGATGGGCAACGCGATCGACCGAATTCGCACCGTGCGTTCCCAGAGATTTCGATACACACGAAACTACATGACTGACCGAGCGCTTTATCAGCCACAATATCGCGACGGCTACGCCACGTTCACAACGCTACGAGAATTGCTGGGATCGGGAAAACTTAGCCCGCTGCAACGGTCATACTACGATGCAGTCAATCGGCAAGCAGACGAACTCTACGATTTACAGAACGACCCGCATCAGACAATCAACTTGGCGAAGAACCCCGAGTTTGCAGAGATACTGAGCGAACATCGTCAGCACCTCGATCAGTGGGAAGACGCCACCGACGACAAGGGACGATACCCGGAAAGCCAAGCGGCACTGAAATTAGTCTTCGAGTCATCAGCCGGAACCTGCGTTTCGCCTGAGTACGATTTTTTGAAAACGGAATGACCATGAGCTCACAACGCTGCGTAATCTCGTTTTTATTTTTATCCGTGCTGGCTTTGTTTTGGACATCGTCCTTGCACGCACAGTCGGTGCCCCAAGAACTTCTAGGCGATTGGTCGCTTGAACTTCAATCGGGACAACCAGCTTGGATGAGCATTGTCGAAAAAGAAGGACGCGGCTCCGTTTACATGCGTGTCTACATCGGCCCCGATGGTCCCTACGAAGTTACCGAAGTCTTCGATGGACGCATCAAGTTTTCGCTCGAACCAAAACGCAAAACGAAAGATGGCGAGGTCACTGCGGTCCAAACGGTGGATGTTGGCTTAACCAACGGCAAGCTGGACGGAGTGATCATTCGCACGCCCAGCAAAGGCAACGCAGAAGAACGCACCCCATTCACAGGCAAGTACATTCCCGCGATGCCTCCGGTCGCTCCCGACCTGTCGAAGGTCCATTTTGGCCACCCGATTTCGCTGTTCAATGGCAAAGACTTGTCGGGCTGGAGAACTCACGAATCCGACAAGACAAATGGCTGGAGTGCAATCGACGGTATGCTGGTCAATACGACAACCAAGACGGACTTTAGCGCGACGGGCGATTATGCCAATTTAAGAACTGAAGCTGAATTTGAAGACTTCTGGCTCCACATCGAGTTTCTCGTCGAAGAAGCTCGAAACAGCGGAATCTATCTGCGCGGCATGTACGAGGCTCAAGTGGTCGACCGCGACAGCCGGATGCAAGGGATACAAGGCGTCGGCGCGATCTTCGGCAGAATAGCTCCGTCGACCAATGCCGGTAATCCTGGCGGACACTGGCAAACCTATGATTTGACGCTCGTCGATCGCCACGTCACCGTTGTTCTAAATGGAGCGAAGGTGATCGACAACCAACCGGTCATCGGACCAACGGCCGGTGCGATTTACACCAACCCGGCCGCCTCCGGACCGATCTATCTACAAGGAGACCACACCACCGTTCGGTTCAAGGACATCTACTTGGCTCCTGTCGTGAAATAGTGTTTTGCGCTGTCAGAAATGCCGCATCAAGCACGCAAAGCATCACCCGCGAGCCTAAACTGGTTTCCAACGGGGGCCTTGTGGTGACCGCCATTGACGGAAACCAATCACTTCCGACGTCGATAAACCTAGTACCGAAAGTACCGATGCTGATGTTTAGAATGCTGACCCTGGCCTTGTTCAGCCTTACTGTTTCGAGCTCACTTTTCGGCGCAATCGCCGAGCAACGCCCTAACGTCATCTACATTTTTGCGGACGATCTGGGTCCAGGAATGCTGGGATGTTATGGCCAGCAGATTGTCACAACGCCCAACATTGACAAGCTCGCTCGCGAGGGGATGAAGTTCAACAATTACTACGGCGGTGTATTCTGTGCGCCGGCGCGTTGGACTCTATTGACGGGTATGCATGATGGTCGCATTGGTGGTTGGGAGCAAACCCGCGCGGGACTGCCCATTTACCGAGACGCTGGCAATATCACCGAGGACGAGTATCAAAAAGCGCTTGCCAAATTGAAGGCGAACGCTCATCCAATCGCCACCAACGAAGTGTTTCTTGGCCAGATCGGTCAGCAAGCAGGTTACGCAACGGCACAATTTGGCAAGCTTGACATTGGCTTTCTAACCTGGCACGAACGCGTCAAACGATTCGGCTGGGACTTCTACGAAGGTTACTACGACCACCAACGTTGCCATGGTTTTTACCCACCCTATTTGTGGCGAAACGGCGACCGTTTTGAGTTGCCCGGAAACACGATGGCAGACTGTGGCAAGACGAGTGAACGCGGCGATGAACCCGTTGGCTATGGCGGAGAAACCTATTCCCAGAATGTCTTTATCGAAGGAATTTTAAAGTATTTGCGCAACCACAAAGACGAACCATTCTTTCTGTATCATCCAACCCAGTTGCCGCATGGGCCGGTCTCGATACCGGAACTGCATCCTGATTTTGCCAATCATCCAACCTTGACACTGGCAGAAAAGAAGTACGCATCGATGGTCAAGATGCTTGACGATCATGTTGGACTGATCATGGCAGAACTAAAGGCATTGGGTATCGACGACAATACGATCGTCCTGTTTGCATCGGACAACGGCCACGAACTCTACTACGGCCCCAAAGACAATTACAAGAAACAACGACTGACGATCAACGAGCCCGCGAACTTGGCCGACAAGAAGTGGCGAACGTCAGAGTGTGGCGACGTCTTCGACGGTGCTCATGGTCGGGCCGGGCTAAAACGCAGTGCTTACCAAGGCGGCATGCAGTGCCCATTGATCGCACGCTGGCCTGGAAAAATCAGCCCGGGTGCCGAGACAAACTTGCTGGCCGCGCACTACGATTTTTTGGCAACCCTCGCTGAACTTGTTGGCCGGCAAGCACCAGCCGGGAAAGATGGAATCTCGTACCTGCCGACGCTGCTAGGCCAGCCACAAAACCAACAGCACGACTACGTCATCGTCAACAACCACTTCGCGCAGATGGGCAGCCGTGCCTTGATCACTCGCGAAGGTCTGAAATTGGTGGAAGCGAATCGAAATCAGGGTGTTTTCCAGCTTTACGACATCCTTCAAGACAACGAAGAACGGAATGATCTCGCCAGTCACCAACCCGAAAAGGTTGCTCAATTAAAAGCGATTCTTCAGTCTGAAACGGACTCACCACGCCCAGACCTTGGCATGTAGGGAAAGTCGTCTTTCTCTGAGACAGACTCACCGATTTCGGCTGGCAAACCGACCTGAAGGTCGGTGTCCGATCGCTCTTCAATCTTCCGACTTTGCCGGCGATCTAATCCGATCTAGCGATGCCTCGTCTCGAAGAGTAATCAGCTCTGGCTCTGCCCCATCACCTATTATTTGGTAGGACAGTCGCCAGACACGCTTTCCGCTGGAGTCGGCGAAGTAGAGAGGACTCTCACTAAGGCACTGTTTAACAAACTGATCTGTTCAGATTTGAACGCATTCGCCCCCCCCGGAGCACCTACCAAAGTGCTCCAAGGAGGAAGCCCAATGACACGTCACGGTCGCACAGATGACGAGTTCGATGCAATCCGTCATCTGCTGCCCAAACAACCATCTGATCGACCGGGTCGATGTTGGATCGATCATCGTTCTGTAATAGACGGCATTCTGTGGATCGCTAAGACGGGTATGGTTGCCCGCTCGTCCCATTGCCGAAGTACTAACCGAGTGAAAACAGATTCCTTTGTAGCCGTCGATCCACCGCGCTAGCTGACCATAAACAGGCTGACCATAAACAGGCGAACCAGAAACTGACTGGCCCGAAACATAATGCCCATCAAAAATGCTAACCGGAATTGCCACCAGTAAAAGCAGCAGAAACGCACGCCTAAAGTCCATCATCACTCCTACTCCACGAAGCTGTGGAATCAACAAATGGGCTTGCTGATTCCCCCTAAGCCTTTGCGACTAGTTTTTCTTTCCCTTGCGTTTTGTCTTGGCGTTCGGATCATATTTCGGATTCGGTTCGGAAGGAACGATTGCGTGGACCGATTGATGCCAATCGAGCAGGTCACCGAGCAGTTCATCTCGCTTGGCGGTGTTCAACGTGGCGAGATCGGTGCGTTCGCCGATATCATCCTTTAGGTTGTAGAGTTCAGTAGCATGGTTGGTGGCGAGCTTCTCGCGGCCACCGTCAAGTTGCCATTCTTCTAAAAACAGATGTAGTTTCCAGTCACCCTTGCGAATAACGCTGACAGGACGGCTGCGGAAACCGGTCCTGACATCAAGTTCGCGGCC is part of the Rubripirellula reticaptiva genome and harbors:
- a CDS encoding sulfatase family protein; this encodes MPSLRLFHVATLFAASWILFCQSSVQAERPNVLWIYVDDMSDWMGCYGDKIANTPNIDSLAAGGVLFQRAYIPAPVCSAARSALITGTMQTTHGLHNHRTMIKKPLPDGIVTVAELFRKAGYLTFNEAKDDYNFDRDRDQMYSPEFNRPTRKQVNSHMLGLDASWLEQLQGKKFFGQIQLKGGKTGGETGSKYPADSRVSEDQVTVPPQYPDHPVFRNAIARHYEQIAETDAQVGAIIAALKAYKLWDNTAVFFFTDHGSPLPRAKQFLFEDGTKIPLVVHWPNGTNKLTQHGTSRSDLVSGIDITTSSLGLAGIEIPSFMEGTDLFASDYQPRKYVISARDRMGNAIDRIRTVRSQRFRYTRNYMTDRALYQPQYRDGYATFTTLRELLGSGKLSPLQRSYYDAVNRQADELYDLQNDPHQTINLAKNPEFAEILSEHRQHLDQWEDATDDKGRYPESQAALKLVFESSAGTCVSPEYDFLKTE
- a CDS encoding 3-keto-disaccharide hydrolase; the protein is MSSQRCVISFLFLSVLALFWTSSLHAQSVPQELLGDWSLELQSGQPAWMSIVEKEGRGSVYMRVYIGPDGPYEVTEVFDGRIKFSLEPKRKTKDGEVTAVQTVDVGLTNGKLDGVIIRTPSKGNAEERTPFTGKYIPAMPPVAPDLSKVHFGHPISLFNGKDLSGWRTHESDKTNGWSAIDGMLVNTTTKTDFSATGDYANLRTEAEFEDFWLHIEFLVEEARNSGIYLRGMYEAQVVDRDSRMQGIQGVGAIFGRIAPSTNAGNPGGHWQTYDLTLVDRHVTVVLNGAKVIDNQPVIGPTAGAIYTNPAASGPIYLQGDHTTVRFKDIYLAPVVK
- a CDS encoding arylsulfatase, translated to MLTLALFSLTVSSSLFGAIAEQRPNVIYIFADDLGPGMLGCYGQQIVTTPNIDKLAREGMKFNNYYGGVFCAPARWTLLTGMHDGRIGGWEQTRAGLPIYRDAGNITEDEYQKALAKLKANAHPIATNEVFLGQIGQQAGYATAQFGKLDIGFLTWHERVKRFGWDFYEGYYDHQRCHGFYPPYLWRNGDRFELPGNTMADCGKTSERGDEPVGYGGETYSQNVFIEGILKYLRNHKDEPFFLYHPTQLPHGPVSIPELHPDFANHPTLTLAEKKYASMVKMLDDHVGLIMAELKALGIDDNTIVLFASDNGHELYYGPKDNYKKQRLTINEPANLADKKWRTSECGDVFDGAHGRAGLKRSAYQGGMQCPLIARWPGKISPGAETNLLAAHYDFLATLAELVGRQAPAGKDGISYLPTLLGQPQNQQHDYVIVNNHFAQMGSRALITREGLKLVEANRNQGVFQLYDILQDNEERNDLASHQPEKVAQLKAILQSETDSPRPDLGM
- a CDS encoding transposase, whose amino-acid sequence is MTRHGRTDDEFDAIRHLLPKQPSDRPGRCWIDHRSVIDGILWIAKTGMVARSSHCRSTNRVKTDSFVAVDPPR